The proteins below come from a single Micromonospora citrea genomic window:
- a CDS encoding MBL fold metallo-hydrolase, producing MAFQHLAGRVWICPGDPDPASVQAGVAVIADERGSVLVDAGQSPAHAREIQAALRAAGLPPPRWLVYTHHHWDHVWGACAWPDVEIVGHVAGERLLREEAARPWSHRYLREQVRANPRLGPSFRARALAVDSWDDFAVLPPTRIFTDELELPVGVRVRHVGGAHAPDSTVVAVPDSGVLLLGDCYYPPPAHLRTPEDRPDLALVRRLLADDVHWYVASHQPPMTLDEARAAVAAG from the coding sequence ATGGCCTTCCAGCACCTGGCCGGGCGCGTCTGGATCTGCCCGGGCGACCCGGATCCGGCCAGCGTGCAGGCCGGCGTCGCGGTGATCGCCGACGAGCGGGGCAGCGTGCTGGTCGACGCGGGGCAGAGTCCCGCGCACGCCCGCGAGATCCAGGCCGCCCTGCGCGCCGCCGGGCTGCCGCCGCCGCGCTGGCTGGTCTACACACACCACCACTGGGACCACGTCTGGGGCGCCTGCGCCTGGCCCGACGTGGAGATCGTCGGCCACGTCGCCGGCGAGCGGCTGCTGCGCGAGGAGGCCGCCCGGCCGTGGAGCCACCGGTACCTGCGCGAACAGGTGCGGGCGAATCCCCGGCTCGGCCCGAGTTTCCGGGCCCGGGCGTTGGCCGTCGACTCGTGGGACGACTTCGCGGTGCTGCCGCCGACCCGGATCTTCACCGACGAGTTGGAACTGCCGGTCGGCGTACGGGTGCGGCACGTCGGGGGCGCGCACGCGCCGGACTCGACGGTGGTGGCGGTGCCGGACTCGGGCGTGCTGCTGCTCGGCGACTGCTACTACCCGCCCCCGGCGCACCTGCGCACCCCCGAGGACCGGCCCGACCTCGCCCTCGTACGCCGGCTGCTGGCCGACGACGTCCACTGGTACGTCGCGAGCCACCAGCCGCCGATGACGCTGGACGAGGCCCGCGCGGCGGTCGCCGCGGGGTGA
- a CDS encoding MFS transporter: MSRTTVPTAAPTPAAVPRAVLAARTGVAVVFALNGLAVATWFSRVPAVRDALELSAGRLGLLLLAMSAGSLLAMPTAGLVAQRLGAARTVALGSALVAAGLTVAGVAAPAGALVGVALGLCAFGYGSGICDVAMNVEGAAVERRLGRTIMPRFHAAWSLGSVAGAGLGAGAARLGLPVAAHLAALAAVVLCGTLLAVRSFLPAAESGTAASAAPAERRRDLLAAWREPRTLLIGLLVLVSAFAEGSANDWLAVAFIDGHDLSEAAGAAVFGVFVVGMTLGRTVGTVALDRWGRVPVLSATILLATVGAGVAVLAGSGPVAVVGVALWGLGASLGFPVGMSAAADDERRAPARVSVVAVIGYTAFLAGPPLLGLLGDRVGTLHALLVVPLLLLPTLALVPATRPPAR, translated from the coding sequence GTGAGCCGCACCACCGTTCCGACCGCCGCGCCGACCCCGGCCGCCGTACCCCGGGCGGTGCTGGCCGCCCGTACCGGCGTGGCCGTGGTCTTCGCGCTCAACGGGCTGGCGGTCGCCACCTGGTTCTCCCGGGTGCCCGCCGTCCGGGACGCGCTGGAACTCAGCGCGGGCCGGCTCGGGCTGCTGCTGCTCGCCATGTCCGCCGGTTCGCTGCTCGCGATGCCCACCGCCGGCCTGGTGGCCCAGCGGCTGGGGGCGGCCCGCACGGTGGCCCTCGGCAGCGCGCTCGTCGCGGCCGGCCTCACCGTGGCCGGGGTGGCCGCCCCGGCCGGCGCCCTGGTCGGCGTCGCGCTGGGGCTGTGCGCGTTCGGCTACGGCTCCGGCATCTGCGACGTCGCCATGAACGTCGAGGGCGCGGCGGTCGAGCGGCGGCTGGGGCGCACGATCATGCCCCGCTTCCACGCCGCGTGGAGCCTCGGCTCCGTGGCCGGCGCCGGGCTCGGCGCGGGGGCAGCCCGCCTCGGCCTGCCGGTCGCCGCGCACCTCGCCGCGCTCGCGGCGGTGGTGCTCTGCGGCACGCTGCTGGCCGTCCGGTCGTTCCTGCCGGCGGCCGAGAGCGGCACCGCCGCGTCGGCCGCCCCGGCCGAGCGCCGCCGCGACCTGCTCGCCGCCTGGCGGGAGCCGCGCACGCTGCTCATCGGCCTGCTGGTGCTGGTGTCGGCGTTCGCCGAGGGCAGCGCCAACGACTGGCTCGCCGTCGCCTTCATCGACGGCCACGACCTGAGCGAGGCGGCCGGCGCGGCGGTCTTCGGCGTCTTCGTCGTCGGCATGACGCTGGGCCGCACGGTGGGCACCGTCGCGCTGGACCGGTGGGGGCGGGTGCCCGTCCTGTCGGCCACGATCCTGCTCGCCACCGTCGGCGCCGGCGTGGCGGTGCTCGCCGGCTCCGGGCCGGTGGCGGTCGTCGGCGTCGCGCTCTGGGGGCTCGGCGCGTCGCTGGGCTTCCCGGTCGGGATGAGCGCGGCGGCCGACGACGAGCGGCGGGCGCCGGCCCGGGTCAGCGTCGTCGCCGTGATCGGCTACACGGCGTTCCTCGCCGGCCCGCCGCTGCTCGGCCTGCTCGGCGACCGGGTGGGCACGCTGCACGCCCTGCTCGTGGTGCCGCTGCTGCTGCTGCCCACCCTGGCCCTGGTGCCGGCCACCCGCCCGCCGGCCCGCTGA